A part of Gemmatimonas groenlandica genomic DNA contains:
- a CDS encoding Ig-like domain-containing protein produces the protein MIARARAVRWMRAVGALAAVACSGDPSGPVAPSAPTGVTVTLTSLTSVRVDWTANPARESVKSYAVLRNGAKVGDVTVPTYTDFGLEELKTYTYTVIAQGSGSAQSAPSPVTTQSTFTLPDLTGPTVVSSVPATNALNVAIAAPITVTVSEALDASTLVSANLILRAVGSSQNLAGTVSYTAGAKAFTFTPSVPLTPSTAYTFDVTTAIKDGAGNRLLVAYRASFTTAAPIDATAPTVLAFAPVAGAVDVPVRATVTATFSEEMNAASISATSMTLAPTAGGANVAATVSYAAGTRIATLAPTAPLAASTSYTARMSTAATDLAGNGLASVATTQFVTSAPVDESAPTVTAVSPVNGAANVPIASAITVTFSEAMNATTITASTLSLTRAPGAVAVPAAVEFSPATNRATLTPSTPLTLGSTYTLTVTTAVRDLSGNPLAAPFTSQFTAIGADIVSPTVTATFPANGAANVDPASTLTATFSETMNVASLTAAAFVLRTTTGGTAIAGAVTYNVATRTLSFAPAARLAGNTGYTATITTAARDSAGNALAAARDVSFTTAATTDDTPPRIASSVPAENAAAIDIATAISVRFNEAMNAATLTTGVITLRVANTTESIAGSLTYDAATTTLTFRPASPLEYVTTYTVSVSANARDLAGNRFEATSFNFQTRPAPARVVSFTPPDRSVDAAVNGPVSVTFSLPMLASTVNGSTFFVRNRNTAELVPGTVSYNSATRTASFTPSSALNNNNGYVATVTTGVADVNGQTLPAQVQSCFTPVPGSVAPVTMTGFWSGESACSDVHWHVRLVQTGNTIALASPSGCAATAGDCQLSALNTDGVLALGGQSIVQVASVTGTVSGNVVEFTITTANGLTFAFTGAFAANPSAQPNSWIIGRISGATLAAVGITFEKQRP, from the coding sequence GTGATCGCGCGTGCCCGGGCGGTTCGCTGGATGCGGGCGGTTGGCGCGCTGGCCGCCGTGGCGTGTTCGGGAGACCCCAGCGGTCCCGTCGCGCCCTCGGCGCCGACCGGCGTCACGGTGACACTCACCTCGCTGACGTCGGTCCGGGTCGACTGGACGGCGAACCCCGCGCGCGAATCGGTGAAGAGTTATGCCGTGCTGCGCAACGGCGCGAAGGTCGGCGATGTCACGGTGCCCACGTACACCGACTTCGGTCTCGAAGAGCTGAAGACGTACACATACACCGTCATCGCGCAGGGCAGCGGCAGCGCCCAGTCGGCGCCGTCTCCGGTTACCACGCAGTCCACCTTCACGTTGCCCGATCTCACCGGTCCCACGGTGGTGAGCTCGGTGCCCGCGACCAACGCCCTCAACGTGGCGATCGCGGCGCCGATCACGGTCACGGTCAGCGAGGCGCTCGACGCGAGCACGCTTGTGTCCGCGAACCTGATCCTGCGCGCCGTCGGCTCCAGCCAGAACCTCGCCGGCACGGTGTCGTATACCGCCGGCGCCAAAGCATTCACGTTCACGCCGTCGGTCCCGCTCACGCCCAGCACCGCGTACACGTTCGACGTCACGACCGCGATCAAGGATGGCGCGGGAAATCGTCTGCTCGTGGCCTATCGCGCGTCGTTCACCACCGCCGCCCCAATCGATGCCACGGCGCCCACCGTGCTGGCATTCGCGCCCGTGGCGGGTGCCGTCGATGTGCCCGTGCGCGCGACCGTCACCGCCACATTCAGCGAAGAGATGAATGCGGCGTCGATCTCGGCGACCTCGATGACGCTCGCGCCGACCGCCGGTGGCGCGAATGTGGCTGCCACTGTCTCGTACGCGGCCGGTACCCGCATTGCCACGCTGGCGCCGACCGCGCCGTTGGCGGCGTCGACGTCGTACACGGCCCGTATGTCGACCGCCGCGACCGATCTGGCGGGCAACGGGCTCGCGTCGGTCGCGACCACCCAGTTCGTCACGTCGGCGCCGGTCGATGAATCGGCACCGACGGTCACGGCCGTGTCGCCGGTCAATGGCGCGGCGAACGTGCCGATCGCGTCGGCCATCACGGTGACGTTCAGTGAAGCGATGAACGCCACGACGATCACCGCCTCCACCCTCTCGCTCACGCGCGCCCCGGGCGCGGTGGCGGTGCCGGCCGCTGTGGAGTTCTCACCGGCCACCAACCGCGCCACCCTCACGCCATCGACACCGCTCACGCTCGGCAGCACGTACACGCTGACCGTGACCACCGCCGTACGCGATCTGTCGGGTAATCCGCTGGCGGCACCGTTTACGTCGCAATTCACCGCGATCGGCGCGGACATCGTGTCGCCTACCGTAACCGCCACGTTTCCAGCCAACGGCGCCGCGAATGTCGACCCAGCCTCGACGCTCACCGCGACGTTCAGCGAAACGATGAATGTGGCGTCGCTCACCGCCGCCGCCTTCGTGTTGCGCACCACCACCGGCGGCACCGCGATCGCGGGAGCCGTGACGTACAACGTGGCGACGCGGACGCTATCGTTCGCGCCGGCGGCACGACTGGCCGGCAACACCGGCTACACGGCGACGATCACCACCGCCGCGCGTGATTCCGCTGGTAATGCCCTGGCCGCAGCGCGCGACGTCAGCTTCACGACGGCCGCGACCACCGACGACACGCCGCCGCGCATTGCGAGCAGCGTCCCCGCGGAGAACGCGGCCGCCATCGACATCGCGACGGCGATCAGTGTGCGCTTCAACGAAGCCATGAACGCGGCCACCCTCACGACGGGTGTGATCACACTCCGGGTGGCGAACACCACCGAGTCGATTGCCGGGTCCCTCACCTACGACGCGGCTACCACGACGCTCACCTTCCGTCCCGCCTCGCCGTTGGAATACGTGACCACGTATACCGTGTCGGTGAGTGCGAACGCGCGCGACCTCGCCGGCAATCGATTCGAGGCCACGTCGTTCAACTTCCAAACACGTCCGGCGCCGGCGCGGGTGGTGTCGTTCACGCCGCCCGATCGATCGGTCGACGCCGCCGTGAACGGTCCGGTGTCGGTCACGTTCAGCTTGCCGATGCTTGCCAGCACCGTGAATGGCAGCACGTTTTTCGTGCGCAACCGCAACACCGCCGAACTGGTGCCCGGTACGGTATCGTACAACAGCGCCACTCGCACCGCGTCATTCACGCCGAGCTCCGCGCTGAACAACAACAATGGCTACGTTGCCACGGTGACCACGGGCGTGGCCGATGTAAACGGCCAGACATTGCCGGCGCAGGTACAGAGCTGCTTCACGCCGGTGCCCGGCTCGGTGGCGCCGGTCACGATGACGGGTTTCTGGTCGGGTGAATCGGCGTGCAGTGATGTGCACTGGCATGTCCGCCTCGTTCAAACTGGCAATACGATCGCGCTGGCCTCGCCGAGTGGATGCGCGGCGACTGCCGGTGACTGTCAGCTGTCTGCGCTCAATACCGACGGTGTGCTGGCGTTGGGCGGCCAGAGCATCGTGCAGGTCGCGTCGGTCACCGGTACCGTGAGCGGCAACGTCGTGGAGTTCACGATTACGACGGCGAACGGGCTCACCTTCGCCTTCACGGGCGCGTTCGCCGCGAATCCCTCGGCGCAACCCAATTCGTGGATCATCGGTCGTATCAGCGGAGCGACGCTGGCGGCGGTCGGGATCACCTTCGAGAAGCAGCGACCGTAG
- a CDS encoding glycosyltransferase yields the protein MSSTAPFLSVVVPAYRCAAYLQQCLHGLQASELPRASWELIVVDDGSPDNTADVARAAADRVLRVADGPRGPAHARNMGARAATGSVLVFIDADVVVAPGTLRGFAAHFAADPTLGAAFGAYDDAPAETDFISQYRNLLHRYVHTLHPGEADTFWAGCGAVRRDTFLAVGGFDAVRYPRPQIEDIELGYRLREAGARILLDPDLQGKHLKRWSFSNMVRTDLRERAIPWMHLILRRGEAMQRGPLNLRVREKLYTVFTAIAVAATFGALVFLNNALAYIAAFCVMIVLLGNAALLSWFGSRRGFFFAIGVAPLRLLYYAEAGLGAAWAIVTHKQQVGPVRLPPLAAYEQTAS from the coding sequence GTGAGTTCTACGGCGCCATTTCTTTCGGTGGTGGTGCCGGCCTATCGCTGTGCGGCGTACCTGCAGCAGTGTTTGCACGGACTGCAGGCCAGCGAGCTGCCGCGCGCGTCGTGGGAACTGATCGTGGTGGACGACGGCAGTCCGGACAACACGGCCGACGTCGCGCGGGCCGCGGCCGATCGTGTACTGCGCGTGGCCGATGGCCCGCGTGGTCCGGCCCACGCCCGCAACATGGGTGCACGCGCCGCCACGGGTTCGGTGCTGGTGTTCATCGATGCCGACGTGGTCGTGGCGCCGGGCACGCTGCGTGGTTTTGCCGCGCACTTCGCCGCCGACCCCACACTCGGCGCCGCGTTCGGTGCCTACGACGATGCGCCGGCGGAAACGGATTTCATTTCACAGTACCGCAACCTCCTGCATCGTTACGTGCACACGTTGCACCCCGGCGAGGCCGATACGTTCTGGGCGGGCTGTGGGGCCGTGCGGCGTGACACGTTCCTGGCGGTCGGTGGATTCGACGCGGTGCGCTATCCGCGCCCACAGATCGAAGACATCGAGCTGGGCTATCGGCTGCGCGAAGCCGGCGCGCGCATCCTGCTCGATCCGGACTTGCAGGGCAAACACCTCAAGCGATGGAGCTTCAGCAACATGGTGCGCACCGATCTGCGTGAGCGCGCCATTCCCTGGATGCACCTGATTCTGCGTCGGGGCGAAGCGATGCAACGCGGTCCGCTCAATCTTCGCGTGCGCGAGAAGCTGTACACCGTGTTCACCGCGATCGCCGTCGCGGCCACGTTCGGCGCGCTGGTGTTCCTGAACAACGCGCTGGCCTACATCGCGGCGTTTTGTGTGATGATTGTACTCCTGGGCAATGCCGCGCTGTTGTCGTGGTTCGGCTCACGTCGCGGCTTCTTCTTCGCGATTGGGGTGGCGCCGTTGCGACTGCTCTACTACGCCGAGGCCGGTCTTGGTGCCGCCTGGGCGATCGTCACACACAAGCAGCAAGTCGGACCTGTCCGGCTCCCACCGCTCGCGGCGTATGAGCAAACGGCGTCGTAA
- a CDS encoding YfhO family protein, translated as MSKRRRNSAPAPAAVTSPSPESVATESPSTVNWERLCLALLALVPLLVTAWQLLPEFTTPVPASNDLALHWQMVQGASREMAQWRNPLDFWMPQLELGYPQFLYYQNLPHLVVAGVHRLLFGLVELRTVFDGARYLLLIGLPLTVYWSMRRMDFSVRAAAISAAATTLFANRDGYGLEYDGQLWVGRGLFTQLWAEHLSLIAMAGLYRLMRTGRGYAGTTAALAALALSHFIWSYMMAMTGVLLCVLLSTRDTWKANVLRLVIVGALAMAMSAYMLIPFAMSSGSYLAMFPGITSPDLDGSRSLLSALQRLVIDEDRWPILTALALLGGVATFFMRTRAARFALVGTLVWLLLYQLRPTEVNWLGRVLRYDGHLVYRFIGIADVFLLMLVGVGGEWIWRAIVDRQVGRDSEAMIPRAPRSIGALVVATVLLLAILSPAMRDRATFFGRDGRAMTATRAALEADPDLTTVLDTMAAQPGGRAYMGLASNGGKQWRIGPLIRAYDVLKGRGLPAVAPLFQGLSLNADMVVSFRDRDPAQYDLLDVRYVALPSGAPVDGFMTPLARTPRYTVYRVATTGIATYGAVVERRAAGSQLELLRGVEAWSKSAAPVAKQFIRWDFRQPSGPAVPTGACPGGGRTLSERAEAGIIDLVVECQSPSSLILKTTYHPNWRVTVDGTPVRTYMVSPVFIGIDLPAGQHTIAARYTMATVKWILLAFGTLVLAIVCVVRDRFDWLPRRLLAASA; from the coding sequence ATGAGCAAACGGCGTCGTAACTCGGCACCGGCGCCAGCGGCGGTAACGTCGCCGTCACCGGAAAGCGTGGCCACTGAGTCGCCCTCGACGGTGAACTGGGAGCGCCTCTGCTTGGCGCTGCTGGCACTGGTGCCGTTGCTGGTGACGGCGTGGCAACTGCTGCCCGAGTTCACGACGCCGGTGCCCGCCAGCAACGATCTCGCCTTGCATTGGCAGATGGTGCAGGGCGCCAGTCGCGAAATGGCGCAGTGGCGCAATCCGCTCGACTTCTGGATGCCGCAGCTCGAACTCGGCTATCCGCAGTTCCTGTATTACCAGAACCTGCCGCACCTCGTGGTGGCGGGTGTGCACCGCCTGCTGTTCGGCCTCGTCGAGCTGCGCACGGTGTTCGACGGCGCGCGCTATCTGCTGCTGATTGGCTTGCCGCTCACCGTGTATTGGTCCATGCGCCGCATGGACTTCTCGGTGCGTGCGGCGGCGATCAGTGCCGCCGCGACCACCCTGTTCGCCAACCGCGATGGCTATGGTTTGGAGTACGACGGGCAGCTGTGGGTCGGTCGCGGTCTCTTCACGCAGCTGTGGGCCGAGCATCTTTCGCTGATCGCGATGGCGGGACTCTATCGCCTCATGCGTACGGGGCGCGGCTACGCCGGCACCACGGCCGCACTCGCCGCGCTCGCGCTGTCGCATTTCATCTGGTCGTACATGATGGCGATGACCGGTGTGTTGCTGTGCGTGCTGCTGTCGACGCGCGACACGTGGAAGGCGAACGTGCTGCGGCTTGTCATCGTGGGCGCGCTCGCGATGGCGATGTCGGCGTACATGCTGATCCCGTTCGCGATGAGCTCCGGCAGCTATCTCGCGATGTTTCCCGGCATTACGTCGCCGGATCTCGATGGCAGCCGTTCGCTGCTCAGCGCGTTGCAGCGCCTGGTGATCGACGAAGACCGCTGGCCGATCCTGACCGCGCTCGCCCTGTTGGGCGGCGTGGCGACGTTCTTTATGCGGACCCGTGCGGCGCGCTTCGCGCTGGTGGGGACACTGGTGTGGCTGCTGCTCTACCAACTCCGCCCCACTGAAGTGAACTGGCTCGGGCGCGTGCTGCGGTATGACGGGCACCTCGTATACCGGTTCATCGGCATCGCCGACGTGTTCTTGCTGATGCTGGTCGGCGTTGGAGGTGAGTGGATTTGGCGCGCCATTGTGGATCGTCAGGTGGGACGCGACTCCGAGGCCATGATACCCCGCGCACCGCGCTCCATCGGTGCGCTCGTGGTCGCCACCGTACTGCTGCTGGCGATCCTCTCGCCGGCGATGCGCGACCGCGCCACGTTCTTCGGTCGCGACGGCCGTGCGATGACGGCGACGCGCGCTGCGTTGGAGGCCGATCCTGACCTGACCACGGTGCTCGACACCATGGCGGCACAACCAGGCGGGCGCGCCTACATGGGTCTCGCCAGCAACGGCGGCAAGCAGTGGCGCATCGGTCCCCTCATTCGCGCGTACGACGTGCTCAAGGGTCGCGGACTGCCGGCGGTGGCGCCGCTGTTCCAGGGGCTGTCGCTCAACGCCGATATGGTCGTCAGCTTCCGCGATCGTGATCCCGCGCAGTACGATCTGCTCGACGTGCGCTACGTGGCGTTGCCGAGCGGCGCGCCGGTGGACGGCTTCATGACGCCGCTCGCGCGTACGCCGCGCTATACGGTCTATCGCGTGGCCACCACCGGTATCGCGACCTACGGTGCAGTGGTGGAACGACGTGCCGCCGGTTCGCAGCTCGAGCTCCTGCGCGGCGTGGAAGCGTGGAGCAAGAGTGCAGCGCCGGTAGCGAAGCAGTTCATCCGCTGGGACTTTCGCCAGCCGAGCGGTCCGGCGGTGCCCACCGGTGCCTGTCCCGGTGGCGGCCGCACACTCTCAGAGCGTGCGGAAGCAGGCATCATCGATCTCGTCGTCGAATGCCAGTCGCCGTCGTCGCTGATACTCAAGACCACGTACCACCCCAACTGGCGTGTGACCGTGGACGGTACGCCGGTGCGCACGTACATGGTGTCGCCGGTGTTCATCGGCATCGACCTTCCCGCTGGGCAACACACCATCGCTGCGCGCTACACGATGGCGACCGTTAAGTGGATCCTGCTGGCTTTTGGTACGCTGGTCCTAGCGATCGTGTGCGTGGTTCGCGACCGATTCGACTGGCTGCCTCGGCGTCTGCTGGCTGCGTCAGCCTGA